The window ACGTTTTTGTTCAAAATTCAATGATTTTGGATGAAATCGCCCCCTTAAAATTAATAATCTAACATTTCATAATTATCAAATTAGGATAGTAATTACTATATATATAGTAATAAAATTACAAAAATAGTTGTATTACTAATAAAATAGTAATAACCTTGTGCTATGAAAGAATTAACAAAGGCAGAAGAGCAATTGATGCAGCATCTTTGGAAGCTTCAAAAAGCTTATCTTAAAGATATTGTAGAACACTATGAGGAGCCTAAACCAGCATATACTACCATAAGTACTGTGGTTAATGTATTGGTGAAGAAGAAATTTGTTGGTTTTGATTTACACGGGAAATCTAAACACTATTATCCCTTAATATCAAAAGAAGAATATTCTAACCAATCCGTCAAGAGTTTAATTGGGAATTTTTTTAATAATTCCTACAAGCAATTTGCTTCGTTTTTTACTTCTAGGAAAGAATTATCGCTAGACGAGCTAAAAGAGATTCGATCAATGATAGATCAGGAAATTGAAAAGAAAAAATCATGATTACTACCTTATTATTTCTGTTAAAAGTAATGGTGATTCAAGCCATATTGTATATTCTATATACAGTAAAATTCCATAAAAGCGGAAATCATTCGGCTAATAGATTTTATTTAATCGTAGCGTTAGTGATTAGCTTTGTAATTCCTCTTTTATCTTTTCCTGCTATATCTCAATACTCAAATGAGACGGTTCATGAGATTACAAATTGGTATGAAATGACAGATCAAACGCTTAGTGAATCCATATCGGTATTAGTCCCTGTTAAAACATCCAATACTATCAATTATTATAAAGCTATAGGGATTGGTTTATTCATTGTTATTACTACATTCTTTTTACTTAAAGTATTGCTTAGTCATTTTCAATTATTGAAAATTACAAGAGAAGCTAAAGCAATTACTATTAATAATCAAAATGTTTTTATTGCTGATATTGATATACCCTTTAGCTATTTTAATAAGATTTTTATACCAGAAAGATTAATAAAAGCCCCGCAATTTGATGTCATTCTTAATCATGAATTAGCTCACGTTAAGTATTGGCATTCATTGGATAGGATATTCTTAGAATTTCTTACCGCTATCTTCTGGTTCAATCCATTTCACTATTTATATAGAAGAAAACTAATCGAAATCCATGAGTTCCAGGCGGATGAGAAAACCATAGCCAGAGACTATGATGTGGTGAAGTATCAAGAAACCCTTTATTCGGAACTCCATTCAAATTTTTCAATAGCAAGTGTTAATCACTTCAATTTCAACACTATAAAAAACCGCATAAAAATGATGAATCAACCTAAAAAACAATCAAAATGGCAATATTTAATATTACTGCCAGTTATCGCCTTATTAGCCTTTTCATTTGCCAATAAAGAAAACTCGCCTAATTTCTTAATTGATCCCGAATTGGATGAATTATTTGAAAGCGTTATAGACTTAAGTGATGTTTATACTCCAAGTATTCAGCCAGTAAAAAATTCAGAGTTGGTTAGATTAACTTCCACATTTGGTAAACGAATGCATCCAATTTTAAAAGTGATGCGAATGCACGAAGGGGTTGATTTTGCTACAGATATCGGTAACCAAGTAATGGCTACTGCTAACGGAACCGTGATTAAAGTTGATCATATTATAAATGGATTTGGTAAACATATAGTCATTGATCATAACGGTCTATATCAAACTAAATATGCTCAGCTTTCTGAATTTAAGGTAATTGAAGGTCAAAAAGTAAATAGGGGAGACATTATTGCTTTAACTGGAAATTCAGGAGCATCAACTGGACCACATTTGCACTATGAAGTGAGAGACTCACAGGGAGAAGCCTTAGATCCTTTACTTTATATCAAAGACTATAATTATAAAGAAGAGGTACCTGATGGAAAGTCTAACAAGATGAATCTGGGAAATTCAGAAGGTAAAATTCGAGTTTTAATTGATCCGGGACATGGGGGCAATGATAAGGGGATGAAATCTTTTGATAAGACAGAAAGTCAAGTAACCCTAAAAGTTGCACAGTTAGTTTATGAGAATTTTAAAGATTCTGAAAAAGTTAGAATTGAGTTAACTCGCTCAATTGATAATAATGTTACCT is drawn from Marivirga arenosa and contains these coding sequences:
- a CDS encoding BlaI/MecI/CopY family transcriptional regulator, translated to MKELTKAEEQLMQHLWKLQKAYLKDIVEHYEEPKPAYTTISTVVNVLVKKKFVGFDLHGKSKHYYPLISKEEYSNQSVKSLIGNFFNNSYKQFASFFTSRKELSLDELKEIRSMIDQEIEKKKS
- a CDS encoding N-acetylmuramoyl-L-alanine amidase; amino-acid sequence: MITTLLFLLKVMVIQAILYILYTVKFHKSGNHSANRFYLIVALVISFVIPLLSFPAISQYSNETVHEITNWYEMTDQTLSESISVLVPVKTSNTINYYKAIGIGLFIVITTFFLLKVLLSHFQLLKITREAKAITINNQNVFIADIDIPFSYFNKIFIPERLIKAPQFDVILNHELAHVKYWHSLDRIFLEFLTAIFWFNPFHYLYRRKLIEIHEFQADEKTIARDYDVVKYQETLYSELHSNFSIASVNHFNFNTIKNRIKMMNQPKKQSKWQYLILLPVIALLAFSFANKENSPNFLIDPELDELFESVIDLSDVYTPSIQPVKNSELVRLTSTFGKRMHPILKVMRMHEGVDFATDIGNQVMATANGTVIKVDHIINGFGKHIVIDHNGLYQTKYAQLSEFKVIEGQKVNRGDIIALTGNSGASTGPHLHYEVRDSQGEALDPLLYIKDYNYKEEVPDGKSNKMNLGNSEGKIRVLIDPGHGGNDKGMKSFDKTESQVTLKVAQLVYENFKDSEKVRIELTRSIDNNVTLEERVSNTNNADLFISLHVETHEYEDEDRLIAIYNDSNEFTAQSKYFSELLSNEFKEIDKTVRMGYSTGFYVLKNTKCPSVMLSMGYFSNPDSEKYLNSEEGINEIATKLSEAILASI